The following proteins are co-located in the Aquipuribacter hungaricus genome:
- a CDS encoding sugar ABC transporter substrate-binding protein: MRRSSRTTVAVMAAAGLFLVAACGDDASEAGGGSTGGAAGGDGDVIVGLVTKTDTNPFFVKMKEGAEAKAEELGLELQAYAGAQDGDNEGQVEAIENLIAAGASGILITPNDSEAIVPSIEKARDAGILVIALDTQLEPPDAADATFATDNFRAGELVGEWAAAQFEASGEEAKIATLDLNANGVSVDVQRNQGFLTGFGIDVADPETMGDEDDPRIVGSDVTDGAEEGGRTAMENLLQADPDINLVYTINEPAAAGAYEALKAAGREGEVTIVSIDGGCPGVDNVAAGVIGATSMQFPLDMAGLGVEAVAKYAEDGTLPEPTEGLDFVDTGVTLVTDEAVDGIESEDSAWGSENCWG, encoded by the coding sequence ATGCGACGCAGCAGCAGGACGACCGTGGCCGTGATGGCCGCCGCAGGGCTCTTCCTCGTCGCCGCGTGCGGTGACGACGCGTCCGAGGCGGGCGGCGGCAGCACCGGCGGGGCGGCCGGGGGCGACGGCGACGTCATCGTCGGCCTGGTCACGAAGACCGACACCAACCCGTTCTTCGTCAAGATGAAGGAGGGTGCCGAGGCTAAGGCCGAGGAGCTCGGCCTGGAGCTGCAGGCCTACGCCGGCGCCCAGGACGGCGACAACGAGGGCCAGGTCGAGGCGATCGAGAACCTCATCGCCGCCGGCGCCAGCGGCATCCTCATCACCCCGAACGACTCCGAGGCCATCGTCCCGAGCATCGAGAAGGCCCGCGACGCCGGCATCCTCGTCATCGCCCTGGACACCCAGCTCGAGCCGCCGGACGCCGCGGACGCCACGTTCGCCACCGACAACTTCCGTGCCGGCGAGCTCGTCGGCGAGTGGGCCGCGGCCCAGTTCGAGGCCTCGGGCGAGGAGGCGAAGATCGCCACGCTCGACCTCAACGCCAACGGCGTCAGCGTCGACGTGCAGCGCAACCAGGGCTTCCTCACCGGCTTCGGCATCGACGTCGCCGACCCGGAGACCATGGGCGACGAGGACGACCCCCGCATCGTCGGCAGCGACGTCACCGACGGCGCCGAGGAGGGCGGCCGCACCGCGATGGAGAACCTGCTCCAGGCGGACCCGGACATCAACCTCGTCTACACGATCAACGAGCCCGCCGCCGCCGGCGCCTACGAGGCCCTCAAGGCCGCCGGGCGCGAGGGCGAGGTCACCATCGTCTCCATCGACGGCGGCTGCCCCGGCGTGGACAACGTCGCCGCGGGCGTCATCGGCGCCACCTCGATGCAGTTCCCGCTCGACATGGCCGGGCTCGGCGTCGAGGCCGTCGCGAAGTACGCCGAGGACGGCACGCTGCCCGAGCCGACCGAGGGCCTGGACTTCGTCGACACCGGCGTCACGCTCGTCACCGACGAGGCCGTCGACGGCATCGAGTCCGAGGACTCCGCCTGGGGCTCGGAGAACTGCTGGGGCTGA
- a CDS encoding ABC transporter permease, with the protein MTAVHEAPPAPPGEPDAPEKQPLRRRVREVLHANPVLGPAAVLLLSVVVFSVGSDRFLDPTNISLIVQQVAVVGVLALGQTLIILTAGIDLSVGAIMVLSSIVMAKLSAEAGLPGPVALLAGFATGLFCGLVNGFLVTRLKLPPFIVTLGSLNVFFALNLWLSGSATVRGSDMSPWLLVMGETFPVLGARFTLGSVVLLLTCLVLAYALRQTGWGRHVYAIGDDREAARLSGIRVDRMLLSVYAVAGLVYGLAAWVLIGRISAASPQAGIDDNLNSITAVVLGGTSLFGGRGAIVGTLVGALIVGVFRNGLTLVGVDALWQNFAVGILVIVAVSIDQWIRKPA; encoded by the coding sequence ATGACCGCAGTCCACGAGGCTCCGCCCGCACCGCCGGGCGAGCCGGACGCACCAGAGAAGCAGCCGCTGAGGCGCCGGGTCCGCGAGGTCCTGCACGCCAACCCGGTGCTCGGCCCCGCCGCCGTCCTCCTGCTGTCCGTGGTCGTCTTCTCGGTCGGCAGCGACCGGTTCCTCGACCCGACCAACATCTCGCTCATCGTCCAGCAGGTGGCGGTGGTCGGCGTGCTCGCCCTCGGGCAGACGCTCATCATCCTCACCGCCGGCATCGACCTGTCGGTCGGCGCGATCATGGTGCTGAGCTCGATCGTCATGGCCAAGCTGTCGGCCGAGGCGGGGCTGCCCGGCCCGGTGGCCCTGCTGGCCGGCTTCGCGACCGGCCTCTTCTGCGGGCTGGTCAACGGCTTCCTCGTCACCCGGCTCAAGCTGCCGCCGTTCATCGTCACCCTGGGCTCGCTCAACGTCTTCTTCGCCCTCAACCTGTGGCTGTCCGGCTCGGCGACCGTGCGCGGCTCGGACATGTCGCCGTGGCTGCTGGTCATGGGCGAGACGTTCCCCGTGCTCGGCGCCCGGTTCACGCTGGGCTCCGTCGTGCTGCTGCTCACCTGCCTCGTGCTGGCGTACGCGCTGCGCCAGACCGGCTGGGGGCGCCACGTCTACGCCATCGGCGACGACCGGGAGGCCGCCCGGCTGTCCGGGATCCGGGTCGACCGGATGCTCCTGTCGGTCTACGCCGTCGCCGGCCTGGTCTACGGCCTGGCCGCGTGGGTGCTCATCGGCCGCATCTCCGCGGCGAGCCCGCAGGCGGGCATCGACGACAACCTCAACTCCATCACCGCGGTCGTGCTCGGCGGGACCAGCCTCTTCGGCGGCCGCGGCGCCATCGTCGGCACCCTCGTGGGCGCCCTCATCGTCGGCGTGTTCCGCAACGGCCTGACCCTCGTCGGGGTCGACGCCCTGTGGCAGAACTTCGCCGTCGGCATCCTCGTCATCGTCGCCGTCTCCATCGACCAGTGGATCAGGAAGCCCGCATGA
- a CDS encoding ATP-binding cassette domain-containing protein → MSRNAIPDAAERAEAAAVTVVDPTADRAEVLGATGLVKRYGRVTAVDGADFSLRAGEILAIIGDNGAGKSSLVKCLSGAVQPDEGEIRLDGKVVSFAGPIEARTAGIEIVHQSLAVSPSLDIASNLFLGRERRKKGVMGSVFRQLDHKGMRREAAKHLDDLGVLTVQNMSQAVETLSGGQRQAVAVARAAAFGSRVVIMDEPTAALGVKESNRVLRLIEDVRDKGMPVVLISHNMPHVFEVADRIHVHRLGRRACVVTPQSHSMQDTVAIMTGALPPPEHDAS, encoded by the coding sequence ATGAGCCGCAACGCCATCCCGGACGCCGCAGAGCGCGCCGAGGCCGCCGCCGTCACCGTCGTCGACCCCACCGCCGACCGCGCCGAGGTGCTCGGGGCCACCGGCCTCGTCAAGCGCTACGGCCGCGTCACCGCGGTCGACGGCGCCGACTTCTCGCTCCGGGCCGGGGAGATCCTCGCCATCATCGGCGACAACGGCGCGGGCAAGTCGAGCCTGGTCAAGTGCCTGTCCGGGGCGGTGCAGCCCGACGAGGGCGAGATCCGCCTCGACGGGAAGGTGGTGAGCTTCGCCGGTCCGATCGAGGCGCGCACGGCCGGCATCGAGATCGTCCACCAGTCGCTCGCGGTGTCGCCGTCGCTGGACATCGCCTCCAACCTGTTCCTCGGCCGGGAGCGCCGCAAGAAGGGCGTCATGGGCTCGGTGTTCCGCCAGCTCGACCACAAGGGGATGCGGCGGGAGGCGGCCAAGCACCTGGACGACCTCGGCGTGCTCACCGTGCAGAACATGTCGCAGGCCGTCGAGACGCTGTCCGGCGGGCAGCGGCAGGCCGTCGCCGTGGCACGGGCGGCCGCCTTCGGCAGCCGGGTCGTGATCATGGACGAGCCGACCGCCGCGCTCGGGGTCAAGGAGTCCAACCGGGTGCTGCGCCTCATCGAGGACGTCCGCGACAAGGGGATGCCCGTGGTGCTCATCAGCCACAACATGCCCCACGTGTTCGAGGTCGCCGACCGCATCCACGTCCACCGGCTCGGCCGGCGCGCGTGCGTCGTCACGCCGCAGAGCCACTCCATGCAGGACACCGTCGCGATCATGACCGGGGCGCTGCCCCCGCCGGAGCACGACGCGTCCTGA
- a CDS encoding carboxylate--amine ligase produces the protein MGSGFRAVVLGGDIGAYSLARHFHENHGVRAVLVSTTTTGLMARSQVFDHVLEPRMTDPDVLVDVLARVAPDDGLPTLVLASADRLVSLLVQVRDRLGAHLTVPYVERPLLERLTDKASFSRLCEELGIPHPRTLVVDCAVDADPDTSSLRFPVFAKAASTVAYARVTFPGKSKGFVVPSPADLVDLLARVRASGYRESFVVQDLIPGDDSGMRILTSYADRSSRVRYSSFGHVLLEEHAPSAIGNPAAILTDHDEVSVEHARRLLEHVGWTGWANFDLKLDPRDGRSVFFELNPRLGRSNYYLAAGQVDPVGPYVREHLQGLDPFPPGSPDRAVPDHLFTVLPKGLLLRYLPPGPLRDRVKAAYRGRRVHDPLWYAAERDPRRLAYLAASHANQYRKFARHYPVTAARARTSAPDALPRP, from the coding sequence GTGGGCAGCGGGTTCCGCGCGGTGGTGCTCGGCGGGGACATCGGCGCCTACAGCCTGGCCCGCCACTTCCACGAGAACCACGGCGTCCGCGCCGTCCTGGTCTCGACCACCACCACCGGCCTCATGGCCCGGTCGCAGGTGTTCGACCACGTCCTCGAGCCCCGGATGACCGACCCGGACGTGCTCGTCGACGTGCTGGCGCGCGTCGCCCCCGATGACGGGCTGCCGACCCTGGTGCTGGCCAGCGCCGACCGGCTGGTGTCCCTGCTCGTCCAGGTGCGCGACCGGCTCGGGGCCCACCTCACGGTGCCCTACGTCGAGCGGCCCCTGCTGGAGCGGCTCACCGACAAGGCCTCGTTCAGCCGGCTCTGCGAGGAGCTCGGCATCCCGCACCCCCGCACCCTGGTCGTGGACTGCGCGGTCGACGCCGACCCCGACACCTCCTCGCTCCGCTTCCCCGTCTTCGCCAAGGCCGCGAGCACGGTGGCCTACGCCCGCGTGACGTTCCCCGGCAAGAGCAAGGGCTTCGTCGTGCCGTCGCCCGCCGACCTCGTCGACCTGCTCGCCCGGGTCCGCGCCTCCGGCTACCGCGAGTCCTTCGTCGTGCAGGACCTCATCCCGGGCGACGACTCCGGCATGCGGATCCTCACCTCCTACGCCGACCGCTCCTCGCGGGTGCGCTACTCCTCGTTCGGCCACGTGCTTCTCGAGGAGCACGCGCCGAGCGCGATCGGCAACCCGGCTGCGATCCTCACCGACCACGACGAGGTGTCCGTCGAGCACGCCCGCCGCCTGCTGGAGCACGTCGGCTGGACCGGCTGGGCCAACTTCGACCTCAAGCTCGACCCCCGCGACGGGCGCTCGGTCTTCTTCGAGCTCAACCCCCGGCTCGGCCGCAGCAACTACTACCTCGCCGCCGGCCAGGTCGACCCGGTCGGGCCCTACGTGCGCGAGCACCTGCAGGGCCTCGACCCGTTCCCGCCCGGCTCGCCGGACCGCGCGGTGCCCGACCACCTGTTCACGGTGCTGCCCAAGGGCCTGCTGCTGCGCTACCTGCCGCCGGGCCCGCTGCGCGACCGCGTGAAGGCCGCCTACCGGGGCCGTCGCGTCCACGACCCGCTCTGGTACGCCGCCGAGCGGGACCCCCGCCGGCTGGCGTACCTCGCGGCCAGCCACGCCAACCAGTACCGGAAGTTCGCCCGCCACTACCCGGTCACCGCGGCACGGGCGCGCACGTCGGCGCCGGACGCCCTGCCCCGGCCGTGA
- a CDS encoding aspartate/glutamate racemase family protein, translating to MTAPQGRTLVGVVGGVGPLATAYFLARVVRLTDAATDQEHVDLVVHQRASIPDRTAFLLGRSSEDPGPVMAACAQDLVRLGARAVVLPCNTAEPFLPQVEAVAGVPVLGIVRATVEAAVRRVPGLQRVGVLATDGTVAARTYHDELARAGLETVVPGAEDQATVMSVIYDQVKAGLPGDAGALAAVADRLVGAGAGCVLLACTELSVLHDELLGLTDHVVVDSVDSLALATVLRAGARPAA from the coding sequence GTGACCGCCCCGCAGGGCCGCACGCTCGTCGGCGTGGTCGGCGGGGTGGGGCCGCTCGCGACCGCCTACTTCCTCGCCCGCGTGGTCCGGCTCACCGACGCCGCCACCGACCAGGAGCACGTCGACCTCGTCGTCCACCAGCGGGCGAGCATCCCCGACCGGACCGCGTTCCTGCTCGGCCGCAGCAGCGAGGACCCCGGGCCGGTCATGGCCGCCTGCGCGCAGGACCTCGTGCGGCTGGGCGCCCGGGCGGTCGTGCTGCCGTGCAACACCGCCGAGCCGTTCCTGCCCCAGGTCGAGGCGGTCGCCGGCGTCCCGGTGCTCGGCATCGTCCGGGCGACCGTCGAGGCCGCCGTGCGCCGGGTGCCGGGCCTGCAGCGGGTCGGCGTGCTGGCCACCGACGGCACCGTGGCCGCCCGGACCTACCACGACGAGCTCGCCCGGGCCGGGCTGGAGACGGTCGTGCCCGGGGCCGAGGACCAGGCCACCGTCATGTCGGTCATCTACGACCAGGTCAAGGCGGGGCTGCCCGGGGACGCCGGCGCGCTCGCCGCCGTCGCCGACCGGCTGGTCGGCGCCGGGGCGGGGTGCGTGCTGCTGGCCTGCACCGAGCTGTCCGTGCTGCACGACGAGTTGCTGGGGCTCACCGACCACGTCGTCGTGGACTCCGTCGACTCGCTCGCCCTGGCCACGGTGCTGCGCGCCGGCGCCCGCCCCGCCGCCTGA
- a CDS encoding transglycosylase domain-containing protein → MLRRLREDDSGNVATGFLRVTTLLAAFVAVALVAGVLAAGLVLPAAAGAGYLTRSGADYYDELPTELEIPPVSQTSGMYAADGSLIATFFSENRTSTSLNRMGEWTPKAIVAIEDERFYSHGGVDARGTLRALGNNVLGGSQQGASTLTQQYVKQVQLESAVYTGDPEKLREVQAEIAAGGPVGYGRKLREARLAISLEEQFTKDEILERYLNIANFGNATYGIQAAAQRYFSVNAEQLTLPQAAALAGIVQAPTRWDPLDNPEATVGRRNTVLGSMLRTGAINQQQYDESVAAELGLVPNETQRGCLTAGQLAYFCDYVQRVILSDPAYGETAEQRENLLLRGGLRIETTIRPDLQARAWEAVRSEVPETDRAGAAMSVVQPGTGNILAMAQNRQYGEEPGNPALTFTNFNVDKRYSGGSGFQPGSNMKPIVLATWLEQGNSLSARIPAPAQRTFRFRDFTQCGSPVRRDNGTFEVNNSGGTAPSLSVAEASFRSSNTAYVEMTSQLDLCQIRDMATRLGLRPSTDPDGEIEMVPVMALGVSAVSPLSVAGVYATFAADGVHCTPVGIARIVDRTGADLPVPSADCNQAIDQQVARGVNEALQQTLIRGTADDTDFDGGTAAGKTGTTSAFKEIWFSGYTPGIASSVWVGDPGVDGVTKSLTTFPINGRRYRQVFGSTFALPTWDAFMNRADEVWDLQADGFPEPDEDVRRGPQFALPNVRGDQPDRATAELEELGLTVVVSPEGRFSDEIPAGAVAAQSPSSGALQRDGNSVTLYLSQGPEPEAPPEPVVPAPVETPAPAPPPAAPAPAP, encoded by the coding sequence GTGCTCCGACGGCTCCGGGAGGACGACTCCGGCAACGTCGCGACGGGGTTCCTGCGGGTGACGACCCTGCTGGCCGCCTTCGTGGCGGTGGCGCTGGTGGCCGGCGTGCTGGCGGCCGGGCTCGTGCTGCCCGCCGCCGCGGGCGCCGGGTACCTGACGCGCAGCGGGGCCGACTACTACGACGAGCTGCCGACCGAGCTCGAGATCCCGCCGGTCTCCCAGACCTCCGGGATGTACGCCGCGGACGGCAGCCTCATCGCCACGTTCTTCTCCGAGAACCGGACGAGCACCTCGCTCAACCGGATGGGCGAGTGGACCCCCAAGGCCATCGTCGCCATCGAGGACGAGCGCTTCTACAGCCACGGCGGCGTCGACGCCCGCGGCACCCTGCGGGCCCTGGGCAACAACGTCCTGGGCGGCTCTCAGCAGGGCGCCTCCACGCTCACCCAGCAGTACGTCAAGCAGGTCCAGCTGGAGTCCGCCGTGTACACCGGCGACCCGGAGAAGCTCCGCGAGGTCCAGGCCGAGATCGCCGCGGGCGGGCCGGTCGGCTACGGGCGCAAGCTGCGCGAGGCGCGGCTGGCGATCTCGCTGGAGGAGCAGTTCACCAAGGACGAGATCCTCGAGCGCTACCTGAACATTGCGAACTTCGGCAACGCCACGTACGGCATCCAGGCCGCCGCCCAGCGGTACTTCAGCGTCAACGCGGAGCAGCTGACCCTGCCCCAGGCCGCAGCGCTGGCCGGGATCGTCCAGGCCCCCACGCGCTGGGACCCGCTCGACAACCCCGAGGCGACCGTCGGGCGCCGCAACACCGTGCTCGGGTCGATGCTCCGGACCGGCGCGATCAACCAGCAGCAGTACGACGAGTCCGTCGCCGCCGAGCTGGGCCTGGTGCCCAACGAGACCCAGCGCGGCTGCCTCACCGCCGGCCAGCTCGCCTACTTCTGCGACTACGTGCAGCGCGTCATCCTGTCCGACCCCGCCTACGGCGAGACGGCCGAGCAGCGCGAGAACCTGCTGCTGCGCGGCGGGCTCCGCATCGAGACGACCATCCGGCCGGACCTGCAGGCCCGCGCCTGGGAGGCCGTGCGCAGCGAGGTCCCCGAGACCGACCGGGCCGGCGCCGCGATGTCCGTCGTCCAGCCGGGCACCGGGAACATCCTCGCCATGGCGCAGAACCGCCAGTACGGCGAGGAGCCGGGCAACCCCGCCCTGACGTTCACGAACTTCAACGTCGACAAGCGCTACAGCGGCGGCAGCGGGTTCCAGCCGGGCTCCAACATGAAGCCGATCGTCCTGGCGACGTGGCTGGAGCAGGGCAACTCGCTCAGCGCCCGCATCCCCGCCCCCGCGCAGCGGACCTTCCGCTTCCGCGACTTCACCCAGTGCGGCTCGCCCGTCCGCCGCGACAACGGCACCTTCGAGGTGAACAACTCCGGCGGTACGGCGCCCTCGCTGAGCGTGGCCGAGGCGTCGTTCCGCTCGAGCAACACCGCCTACGTCGAGATGACGAGCCAGCTCGACCTGTGCCAGATCCGCGACATGGCCACCCGCCTGGGCCTGCGCCCGTCCACCGACCCAGACGGCGAGATCGAGATGGTCCCGGTCATGGCGCTCGGCGTCAGCGCGGTCTCCCCGCTGTCGGTGGCCGGCGTCTACGCGACCTTCGCCGCCGACGGCGTCCACTGCACCCCGGTGGGCATCGCCCGGATCGTCGACCGCACCGGCGCCGACCTGCCGGTGCCGTCCGCGGACTGCAACCAGGCCATCGACCAGCAGGTCGCCCGCGGCGTCAACGAGGCGCTCCAGCAGACCCTCATCCGCGGCACCGCCGACGACACCGACTTCGACGGCGGCACCGCGGCCGGCAAGACGGGGACGACGAGCGCGTTCAAGGAGATCTGGTTCTCCGGCTACACCCCCGGAATCGCCAGCTCGGTGTGGGTCGGCGACCCGGGTGTCGACGGCGTGACGAAGTCGCTGACGACGTTCCCCATCAACGGCCGGCGGTACCGCCAGGTGTTCGGCTCGACGTTCGCGCTGCCGACCTGGGACGCGTTCATGAACCGCGCCGACGAGGTGTGGGACCTGCAGGCCGACGGCTTCCCCGAGCCCGACGAGGACGTCCGCCGCGGCCCGCAGTTCGCGCTGCCGAACGTCCGTGGCGACCAGCCGGACCGCGCGACGGCCGAGCTCGAGGAGCTCGGTCTCACCGTCGTCGTGTCGCCGGAGGGCCGGTTCTCCGACGAGATCCCCGCCGGCGCCGTGGCCGCGCAGAGCCCGTCGTCCGGCGCCCTGCAGCGCGACGGGAACAGCGTGACGCTGTACCTGTCGCAGGGTCCTGAGCCGGAGGCACCGCCCGAGCCCGTCGTCCCCGCCCCGGTCGAGACGCCCGCGCCGGCCCCCCCGCCGGCGGCCCCCGCACCGGCGCCCTGA
- a CDS encoding WhiB family transcriptional regulator: protein MPWVEEWPSQGACRGEDPDALFVQGAAQQQAKQVCKACPVRSECLAHALDTRTEFGVWGGTTERERRQILREHPQVASWRTLLEDAKSVHEGGGRVGAAPRTRVVQREVHPAPVLAQQLEAS, encoded by the coding sequence ATGCCGTGGGTCGAGGAGTGGCCGAGCCAGGGGGCGTGCCGTGGCGAGGACCCGGACGCGCTGTTCGTCCAGGGTGCCGCGCAGCAGCAGGCCAAGCAGGTCTGCAAGGCGTGCCCGGTGCGCAGCGAGTGCCTGGCGCACGCGCTGGACACCCGCACCGAGTTCGGCGTGTGGGGCGGGACGACCGAGCGCGAGCGTCGCCAGATCCTCCGCGAGCACCCGCAGGTGGCGTCGTGGCGCACCCTCCTCGAGGACGCCAAGAGCGTCCACGAGGGCGGCGGCCGCGTCGGTGCGGCGCCGCGCACGCGCGTGGTCCAGCGCGAGGTGCACCCCGCGCCCGTGCTCGCCCAGCAGCTCGAGGCGTCCTGA
- a CDS encoding ArsA family ATPase, which yields MSRRATTDGPPRLDVDAMLDDPSLRVVVCCGSGGVGKTTVAAALALRGAERGRRTVVLTIDPARRLAQSLGLSELDNTPRPVEGVVAGAGGSLDAMMLDMKRTFDEVVQTHATPEKAAQMLANPFYQALSSSFAGTQEYMAMEKLGQLRAVQDADGRDRWDLIVVDTPPSRSALDFLDAPERLGSFLDSRFLRLLLTPAKAGGKAYARVLSTIAGGVTGVMTKVLGAQVLTDVQTFVAAFDSMFGGFRERAQRTYALLAGKGTRFVVVAAPEPDAVREAGFFVDRLLADRMPLGGVVVNRATLTPVPDLGSDETRAAAERADTEGGHRAGTAEVLWVHARRAARVEAESEVVSRLVRVDPPVPTVVVPARPLDVTDLDALRAVGDDLASGPVVTPRAGDR from the coding sequence GTGAGCCGCCGCGCCACGACCGACGGTCCTCCGCGCCTGGACGTCGACGCCATGCTCGACGACCCGTCACTGCGCGTGGTGGTCTGCTGCGGCTCCGGCGGGGTCGGCAAGACCACCGTGGCCGCGGCGCTGGCCCTGCGCGGCGCCGAGCGCGGCCGGCGGACGGTCGTGCTCACCATCGACCCCGCCCGCCGGCTGGCGCAGTCGCTCGGCCTGTCCGAGCTGGACAACACCCCCCGCCCCGTGGAGGGCGTCGTGGCCGGGGCGGGCGGCTCGCTCGACGCGATGATGCTGGACATGAAGCGGACCTTCGACGAGGTCGTGCAGACGCACGCGACCCCCGAGAAGGCCGCGCAGATGCTGGCCAACCCCTTCTACCAGGCGCTGTCGAGCTCCTTCGCGGGGACGCAGGAGTACATGGCGATGGAGAAGCTGGGCCAGCTGCGCGCCGTCCAGGACGCCGACGGCCGCGACCGCTGGGACCTCATCGTCGTCGACACCCCGCCGAGCCGGTCGGCGCTGGACTTCCTCGACGCGCCGGAGCGGCTGGGCTCGTTCCTCGACAGCCGGTTCCTGCGGCTGCTGCTCACGCCCGCCAAGGCCGGCGGCAAGGCCTACGCCCGGGTGCTGTCGACCATCGCCGGCGGCGTCACCGGCGTCATGACCAAGGTGCTCGGCGCGCAGGTGCTCACGGACGTGCAGACCTTCGTCGCCGCGTTCGACTCGATGTTCGGCGGGTTCCGCGAGCGGGCGCAGCGCACGTACGCGCTGCTGGCCGGCAAGGGCACGCGCTTCGTCGTGGTCGCCGCGCCGGAGCCGGACGCCGTGCGCGAGGCGGGGTTCTTCGTCGACCGGCTGCTGGCCGACCGGATGCCGCTGGGCGGGGTGGTGGTCAACCGGGCCACGCTCACGCCGGTACCGGACCTGGGCTCCGACGAGACCCGGGCCGCCGCGGAGCGAGCGGACACCGAGGGCGGCCACCGGGCCGGCACCGCAGAGGTGCTGTGGGTGCACGCGCGGCGTGCCGCGCGGGTGGAGGCCGAGAGCGAGGTCGTCTCACGGCTGGTGCGGGTCGACCCGCCCGTGCCGACCGTCGTCGTCCCGGCCCGCCCGCTGGACGTCACGGACCTGGACGCGCTGCGCGCGGTGGGCGACGACCTGGCCTCGGGCCCTGTCGTCACCCCCCGCGCGGGGGACCGCTAG
- a CDS encoding ArsA-related P-loop ATPase codes for MPDLLDPRVRLHVVTGKGGTGKTTVAGALALALARQGRRVLLCEVEGRQGLARLFDRAPLGFEPTPLLPVDGGELLGSAIDAKGALLEYLEVFYRLGRAGRTLERIGAVDFATTIAPGLRDVLLTGKVYDAVRTRQGDRRGDTPYLYDHVVLDAPPTGRIGNFLNVNAVGAGLARVGPINAQAESVMAVLRSETTAVHVVTLLEDMPVQETADAVAELRRLGLPMGRVVVNQVRPPLLDEALTARALARDGDGSGDGSGDGAWDLDALAADLTALGAGGDDPRARAAGLLVETREHALRVARERELRQEVDALGITVVELPQLDGGRHGLDDGGVHELAGALA; via the coding sequence GTGCCCGACCTCCTCGACCCCCGGGTCCGGCTCCACGTCGTCACCGGCAAGGGGGGCACGGGCAAGACGACCGTCGCCGGCGCGCTGGCCCTCGCCCTGGCCCGGCAGGGACGCCGCGTCCTGCTGTGCGAGGTCGAGGGGCGGCAGGGCCTGGCCCGGCTGTTCGACCGCGCGCCGCTCGGCTTCGAGCCGACCCCGCTGCTCCCGGTCGACGGCGGCGAGCTGCTGGGCTCGGCGATCGACGCCAAGGGCGCCCTGCTGGAGTACCTCGAGGTGTTCTACCGCCTCGGCCGCGCCGGGCGGACCCTCGAGCGGATCGGCGCCGTCGACTTCGCCACGACGATCGCCCCGGGACTGCGCGACGTGCTGCTCACCGGCAAGGTCTACGACGCGGTCCGCACCCGGCAGGGCGACCGCCGCGGGGACACCCCGTACCTGTACGACCACGTCGTCCTCGACGCGCCGCCGACCGGCCGGATCGGCAACTTCCTCAACGTCAACGCCGTCGGGGCGGGCCTGGCCCGGGTCGGTCCCATCAACGCGCAGGCCGAGTCCGTCATGGCGGTGCTGCGGTCGGAGACGACGGCGGTCCACGTCGTCACCCTGCTGGAGGACATGCCCGTGCAGGAGACCGCCGACGCCGTCGCCGAGCTGCGCCGCCTCGGCCTGCCCATGGGGCGGGTCGTCGTCAACCAGGTCCGCCCGCCGCTGCTGGACGAGGCGCTCACCGCCCGCGCGCTGGCCAGGGACGGGGACGGCAGCGGGGACGGCAGCGGGGACGGGGCATGGGACCTCGACGCCCTGGCCGCGGACCTGACGGCGCTGGGCGCCGGCGGGGACGACCCCCGGGCGCGGGCCGCCGGCCTGCTGGTCGAGACCCGGGAGCACGCGCTGCGGGTAGCCCGCGAGCGCGAGCTGCGCCAGGAGGTGGACGCGCTCGGCATCACGGTGGTCGAGCTGCCCCAGCTGGACGGCGGGCGCCACGGCCTCGACGACGGCGGCGTGCACGAGCTCGCCGGTGCGCTCGCGTGA
- a CDS encoding DUF4177 domain-containing protein: MQTWEYATVPLIVHATKQILDQWGEDGWELVQVIEGPGGQGGLVAYLKRPRA; this comes from the coding sequence ATGCAGACCTGGGAGTACGCGACGGTCCCGCTCATCGTCCACGCGACCAAGCAGATCCTCGACCAGTGGGGCGAGGACGGCTGGGAGCTCGTGCAGGTGATCGAGGGGCCCGGTGGCCAGGGCGGCCTCGTCGCGTACCTCAAGCGGCCTCGCGCCTGA